In Heliangelus exortis chromosome 18, bHelExo1.hap1, whole genome shotgun sequence, a single genomic region encodes these proteins:
- the LRRC55 gene encoding leucine-rich repeat-containing protein 55 codes for MLLGPWLVAAAAVAAAGSGRGCPALCACGGQAVDCSGRRLFSVPPELPPDTGNLSLAHNRLGSIPPGYLGCQTQLRALDLRNNSLPGLPAGLFRGARRLAHLDLSYNNLSLLPADMFLGASGLQRLDLSHNPGLRRLHPQAFRGLPQLRELDLSYGGLAAISLEALEGLPGLVGLRLGGNPWVCGCAMEPFLKWLRGRIQRCASDPQLAECRAPPEVAGAPLLSLTEESFQACHLTLTLDDYLFIAFVGFVVSIASVATNFLLGITANCCHRWSKASEDEDV; via the exons ATGCTGCTGGGCCCCTGGCTGGTGGCGGCAGCGgcggtggcagcagcagggtccGGGAGGGGCTGCCCGGCTCTCTGCGCCTGCGGGGGGCAGGCGGTGGACTGCAGCGGGCGGCGGCTCTTCTCGGTGCCCCCGGAGCTGCCACCGGACACCGGGAACCTGAGCCTGGCGCACAACCGGCTGGGCAGCATCCCCCCGGGGTACCTGGGCTGCCAGACACAGCTCCGCGCCCTCGACCTGCGCAACAATTCCCTGCCCGGGCTGCCGGCCGGGCTGTTCCGAGGGGCTCGGCGCTTGGCACACCTCGACCTCAGCTACAACAACCTCAGCCTGCTCCCCGCGGACATGTTCCTGGGGGCCAGCGGGCTGCAGCGCCTGGACCTGAGCCACAACCCTGGGCTGAGGCGTCTGCACCCCCAGGCCTTCCGCGGGCTGCCCCAGCTGCGGGAGCTGGACCTGAGCTACGGGGGGCTGGCGGCCATCAGCCTGGAGGCCCTGGAGGGGCTGCCCGGCCTGGTGGGGCTGCGCCTGGGGGGCAACCCCTGGGTCTGCGGCTGTGCCATGGAGCCCTTCCTCAAGTGGCTGCGGGGACGCATCCAGCGCTGCGCCTCAG ACCCTCAGCTGGCCGAGTGCCGGGCCCCCCCCGAGGTTGCAGGAGCCCCCCTGCTCTCACTGACGGAGGAGAGCTTCCAGGCCTGCCACCTCACCCTGACGCTGGACGATTATCTCTTCATTGCCTTTGTTGGCTTTGTTGTCTCCATCGCCTCGGTGGCCACCAACTTCTTGCTGGGCATCACGGCCAACTGCTGCCACCGCTGGAGCAAGGCCAGCGAGGACGAGGACGTTTAG
- the APLNR gene encoding apelin receptor: MEEAADAYTYGENETECEYTEWGPSLALLPTIYLLVFLLGTAGNGLVLWTVFKGGRDRRRSADTFIANLAAADLTFVATLPLWAAYAWLGYHWPFGTAACKVSSYLVFVNMYASVFCLTGLSFDRYLAIVRPLATAKLRSRVNGLVATVALWVLAALLALPALVLRRAAALGGDSKITCYMDYGGLAAPGTEVAWEVGLGLSSTALGFVAPFAVMLTCYFFIARTVATHFRRERAEGPRKRKRLLTIITVLVAAFGGCWLPFHLVKTVYVLMDLEVLAWSCGLHAFLNNLHPYCTSIAYVNSCLNPFLYAFFDPRFRHACAALLCCRTPGTGTDRSASYSSGHSHTPGGKGGPALGGKLDPTTQETLFRA, from the coding sequence ATGGAGGAGGCGGCGGACGCCTACACCTACGGGGAGAACGAGACGGAGTGCGAGTACACGGAGTGGGGGCCCTCGCTGGCACTGTTGCCCACCATCTACCTGCTGGTCTTCCTGCTGGGCACGGCAGGCAACGGGCTGGTCCTCTGGACCGTCTTCAAGGGCGGCCGCGACCGCCGCCGCTCAGCCGACACCTTCATTGCCAACCTGGCCGCCGCTGACCTCACCTTCGTGGCCACCCTACCCCTCTGGGCCGCCTACGCCTGGCTGGGCTACCACTGGCCCTTCGGGACGGCCGCCTGCAAGGTCAGCAGCTACCTGGTCTTTGTCAACATGTACGCCAGCGTCTTCTGCCTGACGGGGCTGAGCTTCGACCGCTACCTGGCCATCGTCCGGCCCCTGGCCACCGCCAAGCTGCGCTCGCGGGTCAACGGGCTGGTGGCCACGGTGGCCCTGTGGGTGCTAGCAGCGCTGctggccctgcctgccctggtgCTGCGGCGGGCGGCCGCCCTCGGGGGAGACTCCAAGATCACCTGCTATATGGACTACGGGGGCCTGGCCGCCCCGGGGACGGAGGTTGCCTGGGAGGTGGGGCTGGGGCTCTCCTCCACCGCCCTGGGCTTCGTTGCTCCCTTCGCCGTCATGCTGACCTGCTACTTCTTCATCGCCCGCACCGTGGCCACCCACTTCCGACGGGAGCGGGCCGAGGGGCCCCGCAAGCGCAAGCGGCTCCTCACCATCATTACGGTGCTGGTGGCCGCCTTCGGGGGCTGCTGGCTTCCCTTCCACCTGGTCAAGACCGTCTACGTCCTGAtggacctggaggtgctggcCTGGTCCTGTGGCCTCCACGCCTTCCTCAACAACCTCCATCCCTACTGCACCAGCATCGCCTACGTCAACAGCTGCCTCAACCCCTTCCTCTACGCCTTCTTCGACCCCCGGTTCCGCCACGCCTGCGCCGCGCTCCTCTGCTGCCGGACCCCCGGCACCGGCACTGACCGCTCCGCCAGCTACTCCTCGGGGCACAGCCACACCCCCGGCGGCAAGGGGGGGCCGGCCCTGGGGGGCAAGCTGGACCCCACCACCCAGGAGACGCTCTTCCGTGCCTGA